In Deltaproteobacteria bacterium RBG_16_64_85, a single genomic region encodes these proteins:
- a CDS encoding AmmeMemoRadiSam system radical SAM enzyme, with amino-acid sequence MRKESYLYTRLAGGTVECGTCRRRCVIPESGWGWCRTRVNEGGRLYSEIYGEVSSVSINPIEKKPVFHFHPGSRWLSLGSVGCNFRCPGCQNWEIAHWSEGPPGTEYVAPEEAVSKARSAGCLGISWTFNEPTVWFEYTFDSARLAKSGGLRTNYVTNGFMTEEALGMIAPFLDVYRVDIKGFSENTYERMGHIGKFRGILETARKAKECGMHVEVVTNITPGVNDDKAELRAIASWIRNTLGPGTPWHVTRFHPNHELRNLPPTPISLLEKARVMGKDEGLWYVYLGNVPGHPGENTCCHACGELLIERHIFEIKTCKIRGNRCPECGTAIPGEFSRNRLARTL; translated from the coding sequence GTGAGGAAGGAGTCCTATCTCTACACCAGGCTCGCCGGCGGAACGGTCGAGTGCGGTACCTGCCGGAGGAGGTGCGTCATCCCGGAGTCCGGATGGGGCTGGTGCCGCACCAGAGTGAACGAAGGGGGAAGGCTCTACAGCGAGATCTACGGAGAGGTATCCTCCGTCTCCATCAACCCCATCGAGAAGAAGCCCGTTTTCCACTTCCATCCCGGGTCGCGGTGGCTTTCCCTGGGCAGCGTGGGGTGCAATTTCCGTTGCCCAGGCTGCCAGAACTGGGAGATCGCCCACTGGTCGGAAGGGCCTCCGGGGACGGAGTATGTGGCTCCGGAGGAGGCGGTTTCCAAGGCCAGGAGCGCGGGATGCCTCGGCATCTCGTGGACCTTCAATGAGCCGACGGTCTGGTTCGAATATACCTTCGACAGCGCCCGTCTCGCCAAGTCCGGCGGACTCCGGACGAATTACGTCACGAACGGCTTCATGACGGAAGAAGCGCTCGGCATGATCGCCCCGTTCCTCGACGTGTACCGGGTCGATATCAAAGGGTTCTCCGAGAACACGTATGAACGGATGGGCCACATCGGGAAGTTCCGGGGCATCCTCGAGACGGCGAGGAAGGCGAAGGAGTGCGGGATGCACGTGGAGGTCGTCACCAACATCACTCCGGGGGTAAACGATGACAAGGCGGAACTTCGAGCCATCGCATCCTGGATCAGGAACACCCTGGGTCCCGGCACGCCGTGGCACGTTACGAGGTTCCATCCCAATCACGAACTGAGAAATCTTCCGCCCACGCCGATCTCCCTCCTGGAAAAAGCGAGGGTCATGGGAAAGGATGAGGGTCTCTGGTATGTGTATCTTGGCAACGTGCCCGGACACCCGGGGGAGAATACCTGTTGCCACGCGTGCGGGGAGTTGTTGATCGAAAGGCATATCTTCGAGATCAAGACATGCAAGATAAGGGGAAACAGATGCCCGGAATGCGGGACGGCGATCCCGGGAGAATTTTCACGGAACCGGCTCGCACGGACCCTCTGA
- a CDS encoding putative toxin-antitoxin system toxin component, PIN family, whose protein sequence is MSSFAFGGTPRAAVRKAFEEAEICVSPKLLIEYRDVPSLLHSEGKITDQQFTALISGMAAVVAVARLVHPKKRIQVCRDPADDMLLECCLASGADYLVTGDRDLLSVRDLPFSLKIITPRAYIDLS, encoded by the coding sequence GTGTCCTCCTTCGCTTTCGGCGGCACCCCAAGGGCGGCGGTTCGGAAGGCGTTCGAAGAAGCCGAAATCTGTGTTTCCCCGAAACTATTGATAGAGTACCGCGACGTTCCCTCTCTCCTCCACTCGGAGGGGAAAATCACCGACCAGCAGTTCACAGCCCTTATATCCGGTATGGCCGCGGTCGTGGCGGTCGCCAGGTTGGTCCATCCGAAGAAGCGGATCCAGGTATGCAGAGATCCGGCGGACGATATGTTGCTCGAATGCTGCCTTGCTTCCGGAGCGGATTATCTCGTAACTGGCGATCGGGATCTTCTCTCCGTTCGGGATCTTCCTTTCTCCCTGAAGATTATTACGCCCAGAGCATACATAGATCTTTCGTAG